The following proteins come from a genomic window of Pichia kudriavzevii chromosome 1, complete sequence:
- a CDS encoding uncharacterized protein (PKUD0A09410; similar to Saccharomyces cerevisiae YIL075C (RPN2); ancestral locus Anc_7.274), producing MSVITSAAPYLSLLDEQDPSLKVYALQSLNTQVDQLWSEIANRITDIEQLFEDVQFTHRELAALVASKVYYNLGDYDSAVKYSLLAGDSFNTQEDSEFVETIVSKCLESYIKLSQMKYSDETISIDPQLTSIFEQMLNKCVDENEIKLALGISLESYRLDIVKKIIQSQIDQQASSDVIMSLIGYVLTCSTTVINDVNFKTDSLDALISILLNYESPDYFLVTKIIVQLNNASHAHEVFRNLLKNSEDVPMAYQIAFDLVGIASQELITSTLKLIESDEKIDKNSVAVLRLQKILSGIPTCDLDLTFLYENRNVDVAILNNTKKALDGRNSLYHSAVTFANAFMHAGTTDDSFFRSNLDWLGKANHWSKFSATAAFGVIHKGNLLQGRKVLEPYLPGSTSNAHTNGGSLYGLGFVYAGQHSQILEYLRNIIETNSGNVENKDSDIILHGACLGVGVSAMGLANMDLYNELNVILYADSAVSGQAAALAMGLVMLGTGNEMALSDMFTYAQETQHETIIRSLAVGIALICFGRENKADAYIKKMLDHKDSILRYGACYTIGLAYCGTSNKNAIKQLLHVAVSDSSDNVRRVAVMCLGFVLLREYAKVPTMVELLSQSHNPYVRYGAAMALGISCAGRGLKSALDVLEPLSTDAVDFVRQGATLAKSMILIQQNEKTYPKVKEFREKLGSTVSNKHEESLARFGATLAQGILDAGGRNTTIQLENLQTSTLNLKAIVGLTVFTQYWYWHPLSHFLCLSFTPTSIIGVTENIKIPKMKINCHTKEDVFGYPPKLEVQVEKHTEKVTTAVLSTTHRARTRAAKKEKVSKDNVMDVDNSSKEEEEAKDKRLEESPTVINEELQDSQFRSLYVKEPYEIGNMSRVLPAQLKYVTFSKNARFVPLKKFRSICGIVILKDNEAGTPFDRIKTLKEKNNKDAPVPHPFTINPEIDDLSVLEDA from the coding sequence ATGTCTGTAATTACGTCTGCCGCACCTTATTTATCCCTACTGGATGAGCAAGACCCATCACTAAAGGTCTATGCATTGCAATCTCTAAATACACAGGTTGATCAATTATGGTCCGAAATTGCAAATAGAATCACAGATATTGAACAACTCTTCGAAGATGTCCAGTTTACACATAGAGAACTAGCTGCTTTGGTTGCTTCTAAAGTTTATTATAATCTTGGTGACTATGATTCGGCTGTGAAATATTCGCTTTTAGCTGGTGATAGCTTCAACACACAGGAAGACTCTGAATTCGTTGAGACTATTGTATCCAAATGTCTTGAATCTTATATTAAGTTGTCTCAGATGAAGTACTCAGATGAAACTATTTCAATTGATCCTCAACtaacttcaatttttgaacaaatgcTAAATAAATGTGTAGAcgaaaatgaaatcaagcTGGCATTAGGTATTTCATTAGAGAGCTATCGTTTAGATATTGTTAAGAAGATTATACAATCTCAGATTGATCAACAGGCGTCATCTGATGTTATTATGTCGCTTATTGGTTATGTTTTAACATGTTCCACTACAGTTATAAACGATGTCAATTTTAAAACTGATTCATTAGACGCCTTGATCTCCATTTTACTCAATTACGAAAGTCctgattattttttggttacCAAGATAATTGTTCAGTTAAACAACGCATCTCATGCCCATGAGGTTTTTAGAAACCTTTTGAAGAACTCCGAAGACGTTCCAATGGCATATCAAATTGCATTTGATCTAGTAGGAATCGCCAGTCAGGAGTTAATTACTTCAACATTGAAACTGATTGAGTCTGACGAGAAGATAGACAAGAATTCTGTTGCCGTTTTAAGATTGcaaaaaatattatcaGGTATTCCAACTTGCGATCTAGATCTCACCTTTCTCTATGAGAACCGTAATGTTGACGTTGCTATTTTGAATAACACCAAGAAAGCATTAGATGGAAGAAATTCGTTATACCATTCAGCGGTGACATTTGCGAATGCTTTCATGCATGCTGGTACTACCGATGATTCATTTTTTAGATCCAACTTAGATTGGTTAGGCAAGGCTAATCATTGGTCTAAGTTCTCCGCTACTGCTGCATTTGGTGTTATACATAAGGGTAACTTATTACAAGGTCGTAAGGTATTAGAACCTTACTTACCAGGAAGTACTTCTAATGCTCATACAAATGGTGGTTCGTTATACGGTTTAGGTTTTGTTTATGCTGGCCAGCATAGTCAGATATTAGAATACCTTCGCAATATAATTGAAACCAACTCAGGtaatgttgaaaacaaagacagTGACATCATTTTACACGGTGCATGTTTGGGTGTTGGTGTATCTGCAATGGGACTTGCTAACATGGACTTGTATAATGAACTTAATGTGATTCTATACGCCGATTCGGCAGTATCTGGCCAAGCAGCAGCATTGGCAATGGGTCTAGTGATGCTTGGTACAGGTAATGAGATGGCGTTGAGTGATATGTTTACATATGCTCAGGAAACACAACATGAAACAATTATCAGAAGTTTAGCTGTTGGTATAGCTTTGATATGTTTCGGtagagaaaacaaagcaGATGCTtacatcaaaaaaatgctAGATCATAAGGATTCAATCCTGCGTTATGGTGCTTGCTACACTATTGGTTTAGCATATTGCGGTACCTCCAATAAAAATGCTATCAAGCAGTTGCTACATGTTGCGGTCTCCGATTCCAGTGACAATGTCAGAAGAGTTGCTGTTATGTGTTTaggttttgttttactaCGCGAATATGCGAAGGTTCCTACTATGGTTGAGTTGTTATCGCAATCACACAACCCATATGTTCGTTATGGTGCCGCAATGGCTTTAGGTATTTCGTGTGCCGGTCGTGGTTTAAAAAGCGCCTTGGATGTTTTAGAACCTTTATCTACTGACGCTGTTGACTTTGTCAGGCAAGGTGCAACTTTAGCGAAGTCTATGATTCTTATCcaacaaaatgaaaagacGTACCCGAAGGTTAAGGAGTTTAGAGAAAAACTTGGATCAACGGTCAGCAACAAACATGAAGAATCTTTGGCGAGATTTGGTGCAACTTTGGCGCAAGGTATTCTTGATGCAGGTGGAAGAAATACAACAATACAGTTGGAAAATTTGCAAACAAGCACGCTGAACTTGAAAGCCATTGTAGGTTTGACTGTTTTCACTCAATATTGGTATTGGCATCCATTATCGCACTTCTTATGTCTTTCTTTCACACCAACCTCCATCATCGGTGTTACTGAAAACATAAAGATTccaaaaatgaagataaatTGCCATACTAAAGAAGACGTATTTGGATATCCACCAAAACTCGAAGTTCAAGTGGAAAAGCACACCGAGAAAGTGACAACTGCAGTACTTTCTACCACGCACAGAGCTAGAACAAGAGCGGCtaagaaagagaaggttTCCAAGGACAATGTAATGGATGTAGATAACTCttccaaagaagaagaagaagctaaaGACAAAAGACTGGAAGAGTCACCTACTGTGATCAACGAGGAATTACAAGACAGTCAATTCAGATCTCTTTATGTTAAAGAACCGTATGAAATCGGTAATATGAGTAGAGTACTACCTGCTCAACTTAAGTATGTCACTTTCTCGAAAAATGCAAGATTCGTTCCTCTCAAAAAGTTCAGATCTATTTGTGGTATAGTCATCTTGAAGGATAATGAAGCGGGTACTCCTTTTGATAGAATAAAAACTCTCAAGGAGAAGAACAATAAAGACGCTCCTGTTCCACACCCATTTACTATCAACCCTGAAATTGATGACCTCTCTGTATTAGAAGATGCATAG
- a CDS encoding uncharacterized protein (PKUD0A09400; similar to Saccharomyces cerevisiae YER081W (SER3) and YIL074C (SER33); ancestral locus Anc_7.273), whose amino-acid sequence MASPQPISKLTQAFEKTGLSPRNTVSTSPTASYLDQYKPSTKSAKTLKPFSTGDIKILLLENVNQTALDIFADQGYQVEFLKTSLPEEELIEKIKGVHAIGIRSKTRLTENVLKHAKNLVAIGCFCIGTNQVDLEFAAKSGIAVFNSPFSNSRSVAELTIAEIIALSRELGDRNMELHNGFWNKKSARCWEVRGKTLGIVGYGHIGSQLSVLAESLGMNVLYYDVLMIMSLGNSKQVGSLEELLNNSDFVSLHVPETPETKQMISTPQLAEMKDGAYLINNSRGTVVDLPALIEALKVGKLAGACIDVYPKEPRANGPHFNGEELLPFIDELKGLKNVILTPHIGGSTEEAQSAIGIEVGTVLTKYLNEGTSTGAVNFPEVSLRALDLEEDNVCRILYIHQNVPGVLKTVNQILSDYNIEKQFSDSRGDIAYLMADVSGVNQDDIKKLYSELEATSYNISTRLLY is encoded by the coding sequence atGGCATCCCCACAACCAATTTCTAAATTAACCCAGgcctttgaaaaaactggTTTATCTCCAAGAAACACAGTTTCTACATCTCCAACTGCTTCTTATTTAGATCAATACAAGCCTTCCACCAAATCAGCAAAAACCTTGAAACCATTCTCAACTGGTGATATCAAGATTTTACTCTTGGAAAATGTTAATCAAACTGCTCTAGATATTTTTGCAGACCAAGGTTATCAAGTCGAATTTCTTAAAACCTCTCTCCCTGAGGAGGAGctaattgaaaaaatcaaaggtGTCCATGCCATTGGTATTAGATCCAAAACTAGATTAACTGAAAATGTTTTAAAGCATGCAAAGAATTTAGTTGCTATTGGTTGTTTCTGTATTGGTACTAACCAAGTTGACTTGGAGTTTGCTGCAAAATCTGGTATTGCGGTTTTCAATTCTCCATTTTCCAACTCCAGATCTGTTGCTGAGTTAACGATTGCTGAGATTATTGCCTTATCAAGAGAATTAGGGGATAGAAACATGGAATTACACAACGGTTTCTGGAACAAAAAATCTGCTAGATGCTGGGAAGTTAGAGGTAAGACTTTGGGTATTGTTGGTTATGGTCATATCGGTTCCCAATTGTCTGTTCTTGCGGAATCATTAGGTATGAATGTTCTATATTACGATGTCTTGATGATCATGTCCTTAGGTAACTCCAAACAGGTTGGTTCTCTTGAAGAGTTGCTAAACAACTCTGATTTTGTCTCCCTTCATGTTCCGGAAACACCAGAGACTAAGCAAATGATTTCAACTCCTCAATTGGCTGAGATGAAGGATGGTGCATACTTAATTAACAATTCTAGAGGTACAGTTGTCGATCTCCCTGCCCTTATTGAAGCTTTGAAGGTTGGAAAATTGGCAGGTGCATGTATTGATGTCTATCCAAAGGAACCAAGGGCAAACGGACCTCATTTCAATGGCGAAGAATTACTTccatttattgatgaattgaaggGATTGAAGAATGTTATTTTAACTCCTCATATTGGTGGTTCTACTGAAGAAGCGCAATCTGCTATTGGTATTGAAGTCGGTACCGTCTTGACCAAATACTTGAATGAGGGTACTTCTACTGGTGCCGTTAACTTCCCAGAAGTCTCATTGAGAGCATTAgatcttgaagaagataatGTTTGCAGAATCTTATACATTCACCAGAATGTTCCAGGTGTCTTGAAAACAGTCAATCAAATTTTATCTGACTACAACATTGAGAAGCAATTTTCAGATTCAAGAGGTGATATTGCTTACTTGATGGCCGATGTCTCTGGTGTTAACCAAGACGACATCAAGAAATTATACTCCGAATTAGAAGCTACTTCTTACAACATCTCTACCAGATtattatattga
- a CDS encoding uncharacterized protein (PKUD0A09395), with translation MSDFFSRYYGVKSGVEQQEVYESLLIRLEEVTAEFIRGKAYHKPRHLNFPLLQIRKKKRKRKRKHIASRAIKEGCTNPLLVFTHKSVSRVNSTTAEIFPIFQVCEEGREKKSMENRVVVQEEF, from the coding sequence ATGTCGGACTTCTTCAGTAGGTACTATGGGGTCAAGTCGGGCGTGGAACAGCAAGAAGTCTATGAGAGTTTACTCATCCGTTTGGAAGAAGTCACAGCGGAGTTTATCCGGGGAAAAGCCTATCATAAACCAAGACACTTAAATTTTCCACTCTTacaaattagaaaaaaaaaaagaaaaagaaaaagaaaacatattGCATCACGTGCCATAAAAGAGGGTTGCACAAACcctcttcttgtttttaCACACAAGAGCGTATCCAGAGTAAATTCAACAACTGCTGagatttttccaatttttcaggtCTGTGAGGAAGgaagggagaaaaaaagcatGGAAAACAGAGTTGTAGTTCAAGAAGAGTTTTAG
- a CDS encoding uncharacterized protein (PKUD0A09420; similar to Saccharomyces cerevisiae YER082C (UTP7); ancestral locus Anc_7.275), which yields MNSNNRVQNVSAWPNRKRQRQLKRMEDEYQDARESVEKAEILLTEEQGFIEGEGLEKTWRFRQDEIVKHVDVASANKRFDLKLYDYGPYTIDYTRNGRDLLICGKKGHIASFDWQLGRLHTELHLNETTNAVKYLQNNQLFAVAQKKYVFIYDHEGTEVHKLQQHIDPTLLEFLPYHYLLVSAGKSGWLKYHDISTGEVVSQLRTKLGPTVSMKQNPWNAVIHAGHSNGQVTLWSPAMSTPLVKLQVCNSTVRDLAVTRDGRYMAALGADKTLKIWDIRKFEELDSYKTPTQGNCVDISDTGLISVGWGPHVTVWKDCFKTHQANPYMSHLLPGSQVQSTKFVPFEDILGVGHNKGFSSLIIPGSGESNYDALEINPYETTKMRREGEVRSLLNKLKPDMISLDPNVIGTVDKRKPQERLTMKELSEKEEQEKEEAKGKDEVEKFIKPETSAKNSALRKFKRKQRKNMVTERTMRVQKALEREKELRRQKQELEDNIQLKKDELENAFNRFK from the coding sequence ATGAACAGCAATAACAGAGTGCAGAATGTTTCTGCATGGCCAAACCGTAAAAGGCAAAGACAACTAAAAAGAATGGAAGATGAATATCAGGATGCACGAGAGTCTGTTGAGAAGGCCGAAATTTTATTGACCGAAGAACAAGGTTTCATTGAAGGCGAAGGTTTAGAAAAGACATGGAGATTCAGacaagatgaaattgtCAAGCATGTCGATGTTGCTTCTGCAAACAAAAGGTTTGATCTCAAACTCTATGACTATGGCCCATATACCATCGACTATACCCGTAATGGGCGTGACCTGCTTATCTGCGGTAAAAAAGGACACATTGCCTCATTTGACTGGCAACTCGGCAGATTGCATACTGAATTGCATCTAAATGAAACCACAAATGCCGTCAAATATCTGCAAAACAACCAACTATTTGCAGTTGCGCAAAAGAAAtatgttttcatttatGATCACGAAGGTACTGAAGTTCATAAGCTACAGCAGCACATTGATCCCACTCTGCTTGAATTTTTGCCATACCATTACCTTTTGGTTTCAGCGGGGAAGTCGGGTTGGTTAAAATACCATGATATTTCTACCGGTGAAGTGGTGTCACAGTTAAGGACCAAATTAGGACCTACAGTTTCTATGAAACAAAACCCTTGGAACGCAGTCATCCACGCTGGCCACTCGAATGGGCAAGTCACATTATGGTCCCCAGCTATGAGTACGCCATTAGTTAAGTTGCAAGTTTGTAATAGTACCGTTCGTGATTTGGCTGTGACTAGAGATGGCAGGTATATGGCTGCATTGGGGGCTGATAAAACGCTCAAAATTTGGGATATCCGTAAATTTGAGGAACTTGATAGTTACAAAACTCCAACTCAAGGTAACTGTGTTGATATTTCTGATACCGGTTTAATATCGGTTGGATGGGGCCCGCATGTTACAGTGTGGAAAGATTGCTTCAAGACCCACCAAGCAAATCCCTATATGAGTCATTTGCTTCCTGGCTCGCAAGTGCAAAGTACGAAATTTGTGccatttgaagatattctAGGTGTTGGACATAACAAGggattttcttctttgatcATCCCAGGTTCTGGTGAATCTAATTATGACGctcttgaaatcaatccATACGAAACTACGAAGATGAGAAGAGAAGGGGAAGTCAGGTCATTGTTGAACAAGTTAAAGCCAGATATGATATCCTTAGATCCTAATGTGATTGGTACTGTGGACAAAAGGAAGCCTCAAGAAAGATTAACAATGAAAGAACTAAGTGAGAAGGAAGAAcaggaaaaagaagaagcgAAAGGGAAGGACGAGGTCGAAAAGTTCATTAAACCTGAAACAAGCGCAAAGAACTCTGCATTGCGTaagttcaaaagaaaacaaagaaagaatatGGTCACTGAACGTACAATGCGTGTTCAAAAGGCTctagaaagagaaaaagaattgaGGAGACAAAAGCAAGAACTAGAGGACAATATTCAACTTAAAAAGGATGAGCTTGAGAATGCCTTTAATAGATTTAAGTAA
- a CDS encoding uncharacterized protein (PKUD0A09390; similar to Saccharomyces cerevisiae YGL123W (RPS2); ancestral locus Anc_6.129), with translation MSGAAPQNNRGPRRNGPRRNNRQGPEEKAWVPVTKLGRLVASGKITSIEQIYTYALPIKEYQIVDKLLPNLQEKVMAVLSVQKQTRAGQRTRMKVVMVLGDGNGHVGLGVKAAKELANAIRGAIIIAKLSIIPVRRGYWGSNLGAPHTIAQKTSGKCGSVNVRLIPAPRGSGIVASPNVKQLLQFAGIEDIYTTSSGSTRTAENTLKATFAAIGNTYGFLTPNFWADHALQASPLDLYVEKK, from the coding sequence ATGTCTGGTGCAGCTCCACAAAACAACAGAGGTCCAAGAAGAAACGGtccaagaagaaacaacagACAAGGTCCTGAAGAAAAGGCTTGGGTTCCAGTCACCAAGTTAGGTAGACTTGTTGCTTCTGGTAAGATCACTTCCATTGAACAAATCTACACTTACGCTTTACCAATCAAGGAATACCAAATTGTCGACAAGTTATTACCAAACTTACAAGAAAAGGTCATGGCTGTCTTGTCTGTTCAAAAGCAAACTAGAGCAGGTCAAAGAACCAGAATGAAGGTTGTTATGGTTCTTGGTGATGGTAACGGTCACGTTGGTTTAGGTGTTAAGGCAGCAAAGGAATTAGCTAACGCAATCAGAGGTGCTATTATCATTGCTAAGTTATCTATCATTCCAGTCAGAAGAGGTTACTGGGGTTCCAACTTGGGTGCTCCACATACCATTGCACAAAAGACTTCTGGTAAGTGTGGTTCCGTTAACGTTAGATTGATCCCAGCTCCAAGAGGTTCTGGTATTGTCGCTTCTCCAAACGTTAAGCAATTATTGCAATTTGCTggtattgaagatatcTACACCACCTCCTCTGGTTCTACCAGAACTGCAGAAAATACCTTAAAGGCAACCTTTGCAGCTATTGGTAACACCTACGGTTTCTTAACTCCAAACTTCTGGGCTGATCACGCTTTACAAGCTTCCCCATTAGACCTTTACgttgaaaagaaataa
- a CDS encoding uncharacterized protein (PKUD0A09380; similar to Saccharomyces cerevisiae YGL122C (NAB2); ancestral locus Anc_6.130): protein MSVQEFKPDSELGQRLKQQIAAKLASLNTEDPAYVAEFLLVLISNNRTRVEIVEEFTSLFGNIIDERFVQDVMDEINNNLNGNQMQQSQQLQHSEQQQLQQQQQEQQQQQQQQAAPVQSFQPAQSAFMPQQGQQTPAQAQKISFAPQTGTAQSAFAGQQFNIPSFPKSMESGDNMMIDGAGNRETRFSENLQRNFRNQADNSSSRFNFTKNNRGSSFKNTRGGRNLNNRRQQDLHKMIEKSLDNNVDQTTTFVSKVPTERCKDFPHCSNRLCQFGHPTKVCRNFPNCPNQNQTCPFLHPGEDDALFKEFERVREAKQQQRNQSRSNTGIILCKFGAICSKELCPFGHPTPANKDAKVTILQWCVDNKECKDPTCPRAHSSPNYSAQSQFNVGGSQAAPGSVPNIEKTLEQCKFGQYCKNIRCPKRHATSSVLCRNGAQCTRIDCTFNHPLNEVCKYGVNCTNLNCAYQHPEGRQISAAGATPTGNKVWINGQTQNTGTTSQRQFAVPENHVFEQAPPQQS from the coding sequence ATGAGTGTCCAAGAATTCAAACCGGATAGTGAGCTAGGACAAAGGCTCAAGCAGCAGATAGCTGCAAAATTAGCTTCGTTGAACACAGAAGATCCTGCATATGTGGCCGAGTTTTTGCTCgttttaatttcaaacaaCAGGACTCGTGTTGAAATTGTCGAAGAGTTTACCAGTTTATTCGGTAACATAATTGACGAGCGATTTGTTCAGGACGTTATGGACGagatcaacaacaatttaAATGGTAACCAAATGCAACAGTCACAACAGTTACAACATTCAGAACAGCAACAGctacaacaacagcaacaagaacaacagcaacagcaacagcaacaggCTGCTCCTGTCCAGTCATTTCAGCCTGCGCAATCTGCATTTATGCCACAACAAGGTCAACAAACACCGGCACAAGCTCagaaaatttcatttgctCCACAGACCGGGACAGCACAATCAGCATTTGCTGGCCAACAATTCAATATTCCCTCTTTCCCAAAATCTATGGAATCTGGGGATAATATGATGATTGATGGTGCCGGAAATAGAGAAACCAGATTTTCTGAGAATTTACAACGCAACTTTAGAAATCAAGCTGATAACTCCTCTAGCAGGTTTAATTTCACTAAAAATAACAGAGGGtcttctttcaaaaatactAGAGGTGGTAGAAACTTGAATAACAGGAGACAACAGGACTTACACAAAATGATTGAGAAATCTCTCGATAACAATGTGGACCAGACTACTACTTTTGTGAGCAAGGTTCCAACTGAGAGATGCAAAGATTTTCCTCATTGCTCTAATAGGCTGTGTCAATTTGGTCATCCCACAAAGGTGTGTCGTAATTTCCCAAATTGCCCAAATCAAAACCAAACCTGTCCTTTCTTACACCCCGGCGAAGATGATGCTTTATTCAAAGAGTTTGAAAGAGTGAGAGAGGCCaagcaacaacaaagaaatcaatcaaGGAGTAACACCGGTATCATCTTATGCAAGTTTGGTGCCATTTGTTCGAAGGAATTATGTCCGTTTGGTCATCCAACACCAGCAAATAAAGATGCGAAAGTGACTATTCTCCAGTGGTGTGTTGATAACAAGGAATGTAAGGATCCAACATGTCCCAGAGCCCACTCATCTCCAAATTATTCTGCACAATCCCAATTTAATGTTGGTGGTAGCCAAGCTGCACCTGGCAGTGTGCCAAATATCGAGAAAACTTTAGAGCAATGTAAATTCGGCCAATACTGTAAAAATATAAGATGTCCAAAAAGGCATGCAACATCATCAGTATTATGCAGGAATGGTGCGCAATGTACTAGGATCGATTGTACATTCAACCATCCATTGAATGAGGTGTGTAAATATGGTGTCAATTGTACCAATCTGAATTGTGCATACCAACATCCTGAAGGTAGACAAATCTCAGCAGCAGGCGCCACTCCAACAGGAAATAAAGTTTGGATTAATGGTCAAACTCAAAACACTGGAACAACTTCTCAACGTCAATTCGCAGTTCCTGAAAATCACGTTTTCGAACAGGCCCCACCCCAACaaagttga
- a CDS encoding uncharacterized protein (PKUD0A09425) — translation MNYPSLPSPEDGNVILLDSASYDSRLYSPELSPEIDDNTIVNILDPAKVEPSGDTPQRSRYKFRNLFKALSWKGKDKSTTVIDTEVSPEEPALYLSFVNDYPSKSTTCKGENIDSFRLSKGDSLYDNSKSLQHLKSGYFSEEDSLNEELKLESELASLSRFPKSATTIDKLECCSITSQTNAKTLSRSRGITRKLSQLSFRLKSKHTARTSTEKQHKKCLGSQSDERILLDLLSPTCVGNSSTSPDLNLVEGWRFSDNKVPKLVLEPLPLKMNSDFKSHFVYQTLEEPELGKGASLYTELRNFQEENIEKILYYPFSQDDVDKNYSQNHNYLKITCLEVYEQYNSLFTQDGLDNFNVRSNSLLAIRSLDLPKILELYLNQFSTEDEAASSKNKSIQFLKELYSEEVSFVVNQQSFINGNFSPKVWNIWSSFVKDHTTNQRESYISTKITSYEQQVKIMHGGTNLLDFQSQERGPHIYVLKDGEYPIFHGTGKPVDKGEYIFAIPKESSISIWKSTLYLLFNERFNLNTTGYEIIGLGWRPYFFNESAGLQLTFFVDYHNQYDETIVKLFLNELRLIIPQEQKQFFKKCVSKLPGSKKKKNINIT, via the coding sequence ATGAACTATCCCAGTTTGCCCAGCCCAGAAGATGGAAATGTTATTTTGCTCGATTCTGCAAGCTACGATTCCCGGCTATATTCCCCTGAGTTGTCACCCGAGATAGACGACAACACAATTGTAAACATTCTTGATCCTGCTAAAGTTGAACCCAGCGGAGATACACCACAGAGGTCCAGATATAAGTTCCGTAATTTATTTAAAGCTCTTTCTTGGAAAGGGAAGGACAAATCTACTACAGTCATTGACACCGAAGTATCGCCAGAGGAACCGGCGTTGTACCTATCTTTCGTTAATGATTATCCCTCCAAAAGCACCACTTGTAAAGGTGAAAACATTGACAGTTTTCGTCTATCTAAAGGTGACAGCCTTTATGATAATTCCAAGTCGTTGCAGCACTTAAAATCTGGTTACTTCAGTGAGGAGGACTCACTTAATGAAGAGCTGAAACTTGAGAGTGAATTAGCCAGTCTTTCTAGGTTTCCCAAAAGTGCCACTACCATCGACAAATTGGAATGTTGCAGCATCACCTCACAAACAAATGCGAAAACGTTGTCTAGGTCAAGGGGAATCACCAGAAAGCTCTCTCAACTATCATTCAGATTGAAAAGTAAACACACTGCACGAACTTCCACAGAAAAGCAACATAAAAAATGTTTGGGAAGCCAAAGTGACGAACGTATACTCCTTGATTTGCTAAGCCCAACTTGTGTGGGaaactcttcaacttcaccCGATTTGAATCTAGTTGAAGGATGGAGATTTTCTGATAATAAGGTGCCAAAGCTGGTTCTTGAACCGTTACCTTTGAAAATGAACTCCGATTTCAAAAGCCATTTCGTGTATCAAACACTTGAAGAACCTGAATTGGGCAAAGGTGCAAGCCTCTATACCGAACTACGGAATTTTCAAGAGGAGaatattgagaaaatatTGTACTACCCCTTTTCACAAGACgatgttgataaaaacTACTCACAAAATCATAACTATCTGAAAATAACTTGCTTAGAGGTTTATGAGCAATACAACTCATTGTTCACGCAGGATGGACTAGATAACTTTAATGTAAGAAGTAATTCATTACTAGCAATCAGATCACTAGACCTTCCCAAAATTTTAGAGCTTTATCTCAACCAGTTCTCCACTGAAGATGAAGCAGCTAGTTCCAAGAATAAAAGTATCCAGTTCTTAAAAGAGCTGTATTCAGAGGAGGTTTCTTTTGTGGTAAACCAACAAAGCTTTATTAATGGTAATTTTAGCCCAAAAGTTTGGAACATTTGGTCAAGTTTTGTCAAAGATCATacaacaaatcaaagagaGAGTTACATATCCACCAAAATAACAAGTTATGAACAGCAAGTGAAAATAATGCACGGTGGAACAAACCTATTGGATTTCCAATCACAAGAGAGAGGACCGCACATATACGTTCTCAAAGATGGAGAATATCCAATATTTCATGGGACTGGGAAACCAGTAGACAAAGGGGAATATATCTTTGCCATACCAAAAGAAAGCTCAATTAGCATTTGGAAATCAACACTCTACTTGCTATTCAATGAAAGGTTTAACTTGAACACAACAGGTTACGAGATTATTGGACTTGGATGGAGGCCGTACTTCTTTAATGAAAGTGCTGGGTTACAATTGACATTCTTTGTCGACTATCATAATCAATACGATGAAACTATAGTCAAAttatttttgaatgaaCTTAGATTGATAATTCCACAAGAACAAAagcaatttttcaagaaatgtGTTTCCAAGTTGCCTGGCAgtaagaagaaaaagaatatcAATATAACATGA